The sequence GCTACTAGCTGCTTTAGATTCAGCGGTAATTTTTGCAGTGCTACTAGTACATGAATGAAGGCTAACGCACCAATCCCTATGGCAATAATCGAAACAACCCAAGGATAGCCATGGCCATCACTGCTCAGAAAATTCAGCTCCATCAAGCCCGCTACCCAGGTCATAGCCTCTCCCCCGAGCAAGATGGAAGAGACTAAGACTAAATGCATCCATAGGAAAATGGCTAGAATTACACCAGAAAGGCTCTGACTGATATCAAGCCAGGCTGTCCAACGTCTGCCTTGTACCTTAGCTGTTGTATTTGTCGTCATTATTGTATTTGTCGTACTTTCTGCGATTGCAGAGTCATTAATTGTCATAGGTCCTCACTGAATGTTGAGTTGCTACATAATCTAAAACCTTATAAAGGATAATGTCGCCCACAAATCACTCAATTACAGTGAGGTAGATCAATTCAGATCTAAATAATCAAGGATATCCTTATCTAATCATGACTAATGGCCAGTTGGGACATAAGGCTCAATAGGTAAAGACAAGCCGTGACCTAAGTAAATATATGAAACTAAACTAAATACACCGATAGTAATAAGATAAATAATCATGACTTTAGCCAGCTTTCTTAACCCTGAACGATTAGCAGTAAACCCCCACTTCACTGCAACACGATACAAACCAATCATGGCGTGGATAACCACCGCTGGAAGTAGCAAAGCGTAGAGCAACCAAGCATTGGCGTGATAAACACGCTCAGCAGACAAATGAGGGCCAATTTCTGGGTTAGTGATCATGGTAAATATGTGCACAGGTGCTAAGAAGAACAAAATAAAACCGGTAACAAGCTGCCAGAACCAAGCATGACTGTCTTTATGCTTGATGACATTCATGTGCCTGCGAAGCGCGCGCCATTGGCCTAATTGCGCAGGGAAACGACGCAGCGCAACAGCCGCATGCAAGATCACAACGAGCAAAATTAAAATTGAGAATATTTTAGTAACAATGGGGAAACCATGGCCCGTTTCGCTAAACATGCCGCCTTCCAGTATCTGCACCACCTGATAGAACGCTTCTTTACCGAGTAAAATACTCGATTCGAAGTGCAGGTGAACTAATAAAAAACAACCCAGTAAGATACCTGTGGCACTTTGAATTTTGTCGGCTTTAGCGGACCAAGGGTGTCCAGCAATGCCAAGGATACTAGATGCAGGTAGTAAAGTTCTCACAGTCATCTTCTTATGTGCCTATTTTTAAGATTTATACTCTAACAGGAAGTGTATTGATGAGATGTGTGCCCTATAAATTTCGTGAGTTAACTCACGAGGTTAAGCTTAAGTATTTGAAGCCTGTCACAAACAATGGGAGAATTTAAAAACAGAGGTAATACCAACTAACCAATTTAATTCAATTGGTTACACCCAGTATTAAAACAAAACAAATATGTATACATCTTGATTTAATTCAGCAAGATAAGTAAGAAGTTCACCAATAATGACTAGCAACCACCTAGATTCATCACTCATGCTCTGTTTGTCTATTTAGCTAAATCAACCCAAATCGTAAATTGCTCTGAAACTCGCATTACATGTAGGCTTGGGTATACAATAGCCGCAATTTTACAAGTAACGGGACGACTCCATGCCTTGGATCCAACTGAAAATTGATACTGACAACCAACACGCAGATGCATTAAGCGATCTGCTAATGGAAAAAGGTTCACTGTCTATCACGCTAGAAGATGGCAAAGATACCCCGATTTATGAGCCAACATTAGGTGAGACACCACTTTGGAATCACACGGTATTGACCGCACTATTTGAAGCAGACAGAGATCTTGCTGTTGTCGTCGAGCAGCTAAAATTAGTGCCTTATTTAGGTAGCGATTTTAGTTATAAAATTGAACAGGTCGAAGACAAAGATTGGGAGCGTGAGTGGATGGATAACTTCCACCCAATCCAATTTGGCAAGCGCCTGTGGATTTGCCCTAGCTGGCGTGAAGTCCCGGTCCCGGAAGCGGTTAATGTCATATTAGATCCAGGATTAGCATTCGGTACAGGCACTCACCCAACGACAGCCCTATGTCTAGAATGGCTAGATGGACTGGAATTAACCAATAAAGAAGTCATCGACTTCGGTTGCGGCTCAGGCATCTTAGCCGTCGCAGCGCTAAAACTAGGCGCTAAAGAAGTGACAGGAATAGATATTGACTATCAGGCAATCGAAGCCTCAAAGGCCAACGCCGAGCGCAATGATGTATTAGATAAAATCAGTCTCTATCTTCCTGAAGATCAACCGAAGGATCTTAAGGCCGATATCTTAGTTGCCAACATTCTTGCGGGGCCTCTACGTGAATTGGCACCATTAATTGCTGAAAAAGTAAAATCTGGTGGTCATTTAGCCTTATCAGGCCTGTTAAAAGAACAAGCTAATGAGATTGCTGAATTTTACACCGAATGGTTCGATATGGATGAGCCGGCTCACAAAGAAGATTGGAGTCGCTTGACAGGAATACGTAAATAGCTGTATTGGGCGGTGCACCTTGTTCCGCCTAACTATTCTCAGCTTGCAAAAGTCAAGAAAAAAAGTTTGCCTCAGGTCATTTATTGACCTTTTCACCGACTCAAAAAAGACGTACTATAGCGCCCCTTTGAAGCGCAGGTATGTTGAGAATGCAAATTGGACCCTATCAACTGAAAAATCAGCTGATCGTGGCACCAATGGCAGGTGTCACAGACCAACCCTTTAGAAATCTTTGTATTCGTTATGGTGCTGCCATGGCGGTTTCTGAGATGCTTTCATCCAACCCCGATGTTTGGGATACAGATAAGAGCCGCCAGCGCATGAGTCATGCTGGTGAGAAGGGAATACGCTCAGTGCAGATCGCAGGTGCCGATCCTGAATTGATGGCCAACGCCGCTGTTGTCAACGTACAACAGGGAGCGCAGATCATCGATATCAATATGGGTTGTCCTGCTAAGAAAGTGAATAAGAAGCTAGCTGGTTCAGCTTTGCTGCAAAACCCCGTACTGGTAAAAGAAATTTTACAGGCCGTGGTAGCCGCAGTCGATGTACCAGTGACCCTGAAGATTCGAACCGGTTGGGTTCCAGAGCACAGGAATGGTGTTCAAATCGCCCAGATAGCCGAAGACTGTGGTATTGCCTCGTTAGCCGTTCACGGCCGTACTAGGCAATGCATGTATAAAGGCAACGCCGAATACGACACAATTAAGGCTATTAAACAGAATATCTCGATCCCAGTTATTGCTAATGGAGATATTGTCACCCCAGAGAAGGCACGCTACGTGCTTGATCATACCGGTGTCGATGCCCTCATGATAGGACGAGGTGCCCAAGGACGGCCTTGGATTTTCCGAGAAATCCAACATTACCTGGATACGGGTAACAAGCTAGCGCCTGTTGAGATAGATGAAAAGCGTCTTGTGATGCTGGAACATCTTGAAAACTTATA is a genomic window of Shewanella psychrophila containing:
- the prmA gene encoding 50S ribosomal protein L11 methyltransferase, with the translated sequence MPWIQLKIDTDNQHADALSDLLMEKGSLSITLEDGKDTPIYEPTLGETPLWNHTVLTALFEADRDLAVVVEQLKLVPYLGSDFSYKIEQVEDKDWEREWMDNFHPIQFGKRLWICPSWREVPVPEAVNVILDPGLAFGTGTHPTTALCLEWLDGLELTNKEVIDFGCGSGILAVAALKLGAKEVTGIDIDYQAIEASKANAERNDVLDKISLYLPEDQPKDLKADILVANILAGPLRELAPLIAEKVKSGGHLALSGLLKEQANEIAEFYTEWFDMDEPAHKEDWSRLTGIRK
- the dusB gene encoding tRNA dihydrouridine synthase DusB is translated as MQIGPYQLKNQLIVAPMAGVTDQPFRNLCIRYGAAMAVSEMLSSNPDVWDTDKSRQRMSHAGEKGIRSVQIAGADPELMANAAVVNVQQGAQIIDINMGCPAKKVNKKLAGSALLQNPVLVKEILQAVVAAVDVPVTLKIRTGWVPEHRNGVQIAQIAEDCGIASLAVHGRTRQCMYKGNAEYDTIKAIKQNISIPVIANGDIVTPEKARYVLDHTGVDALMIGRGAQGRPWIFREIQHYLDTGNKLAPVEIDEKRLVMLEHLENLYELYGEYKGIRFARKHVGWYLDQEEQRPFRAEFNRLETVEKQCSMVERYFDEIAQN
- a CDS encoding fumarate reductase cytochrome b subunit codes for the protein MTVRTLLPASSILGIAGHPWSAKADKIQSATGILLGCFLLVHLHFESSILLGKEAFYQVVQILEGGMFSETGHGFPIVTKIFSILILLVVILHAAVALRRFPAQLGQWRALRRHMNVIKHKDSHAWFWQLVTGFILFFLAPVHIFTMITNPEIGPHLSAERVYHANAWLLYALLLPAVVIHAMIGLYRVAVKWGFTANRSGLRKLAKVMIIYLITIGVFSLVSYIYLGHGLSLPIEPYVPTGH